TTAACAAGAGTTTATGGAATTTCTTTTCCTAAACAAAAAGATTTGACAGATTATCTAGAATTGTTAGAAGAAGCTAAAAGACGTGACCACAGAAAACTTGGTAAAGAATTAGATTTATTTGCTTTTTCACAAAAAGTTGGGCAAGGTTTACCATTATGGTTACCAAAAGGTGCTGCTTTACGCGACAGATTAGAACAATTTTTGAAGAAAGCTCAGAAAAAAGCTGGATATGAACAAGTAGTTACACCTCACATTGGACAAAAAGAACTTTACGTTACTTCTGGTCATTATGCAAAATATGGTGCAGATAGTTTTCAACCAATACACACACCAGCCGAAGGTGAAGAGTTTTTATTGAAACCTATGAATTGTCCACATCACTGTGAAATTTACAATACAAAACCATGGTCGTATAAAGATTTACCTAAACGATATGCGGAATTTGGAACAGTATATAGATATGAACAAAGTGGTGAATTACATGGTTTAACACGTGTTAGAGGATTTACTCAAGATGATGCACACATATTCTGTACTCCTGATCAATTAGATTCAGAGTTCAAAAAAGTAATTGATTTAGTTCTTTATGTTTTTGGTTCACTTGGATTTGAGAACTTCACCGCTCAAATTTCTCTTCGTGACCAAGAAAACAGAGATAAATATATAGGTAGTGATGAAAATTGGGAAAAAGCAGAAAATGCTATCATCAGCGCAGCGAAAGACAAAGGTCTAAACACTGTTGTTGAATATGGTGAAGCTGCTTTTTATGGACCTAAATTAGACTTTATGGTAAAAGATGCATTAGGTAGAAGTTGGCAACTTGGAACAATACAAGTTGACTACAATTTACCTGAGCGTTTTGACCTAACATATAAAGGTGCTGATGATAAATTACATCGTCCGGTTATGATTCATCGTGCTCCTTTTGGTTCGATGGAACGCTTTATAGCAATTTTATTAGAACATACAGCAGGAAATTTCCCATTATGGTTAATGCCTGAGCAAGCTATTATATTGTCTTTGAGTGAGAAATATGAAAATTATGCGAAAAAAGTTTTAGAATTGCTAGAAAATCACGAAATTCGCGCCCTAATTGACAATCGCAACGAAACAATTGGTAAGAAAATCAGAGATGCAGAAATGCAAAAAATGCCATTCATGCTGATAGTTGGCGAGGAAGAAGAGAAAAATGGAACGATTTCTGTTCGTCGTCATGGTCAAGAAGGAAAAGGAAATTCTACAGTTTCAATTGAAGAATTTGTATCAATTGTTAACGAAGAAATAAGTAAAACATTAAAAACATTTGAAGTTTAATTAAAATTTTTAAGCCATAGCAATAAGAAGTAATAAAGGTTATAAACCTAGAGTAGAAAAAACTGCAGCACACAATATTAATAAATTGATTCGTGCAACAGAAGTTCGTTTAGTTGGTGAAAACGTAGAACCAGGAATTTACAAATTAGCTGATGCATTACGAATGGCCGAAGAGCTTGAAGTAGATTTGGTTGAGATTTCACCAAATGCTGAACCACCAGTTTGTAAAATGATGGATTATGGTAAGTTTCTTTACCAACAAAAAAAGCGTGAAAAAGAATTAAAAGCTAAGTCTACTCAAATTACGGTAAAAGAAATCCGTTTTGGTCCTCAAACAGATGAGCATGATTATGAATTTAAAAGAAAAAATGCTGAGAAGTTTTTAAAAGAAGGTTCAAAATTAAAAGCTTTTGTATTTTTTAAAGGTCGTTCGATAATCTATAAAGAGCAAGGACAAATTTTATTGTTACGTTTGGCTCAAGATTTAGAAGAATTTGGAAAAGTTGAAGCAATGCCAGTATTGGAAGGAAAAAGAATGATTATGTTCATTGCTCCAAAAAAGAAAAAATAAATTATTTGCAAAGTGCAAATTCTTATAAAATAGTAAGTAAGTTAAATTAAATAAATTAGGGAAATTATGCCTAAAATGAAAACAAAATCTAGTGCTAAGAAACGTTTTAAAGTTACTGGCTCTGGAAAAATTAAAAGAAAACACGCTTTCAAAAGCCACATCTTGACTAAAAAGTCTAAGAAGCGTAAATTAGCTTTAACTCACTCTGCATTGGTTCACCCAACAGATGAAAAAAGCATTAAACAACAATTAAGAATTATCTAATCAACAATTAATTATTGTTTATTATTAAAAGAATAATTCTTTAGGTTACAAAAACATTTAATAACCTTGGAGTATGGCTTTAAGTTCCTTTGATTAAATTCAGGACGCCTGCTACAAAAAAACAGAAAAATTATGCCAAGATCAGTAAATTCAGTTGCTAAAAGAGCAAGAAGAAAAAAGATAATGAAGCAAGCCAAAGGTTTCTTTGGTCGTCGTAAAAACGTTTGGACAGTTGCGAAAAACGCAGTTGAAAAAGCGATGGTTTATGCTTATCGCGATAGAAAACAGAATAAAAGAAACTTCCGTGCTTTATGGATTGTGCGTATTAACGCTGGTGCTAGATTACACGGAATGTCATATTCTCAATTCATGGGATTAGTTAAGAAAAACGGTATCGAATTGAACCGTAAAGTATTAGCTGATTTAGCGATGAATCACCCAGAAGCTTTTAAAGCTGTTGTGAATAAAGTGAAATAAAAACGTTTGTACAACCTCGATTTAACTTACTTATATATCAAAATCCCAATCATTTGATTGGGATTTTTTTTATCCTTTTTTAAACAAATTTTAACATTTCAATGAATAATAGATTGAAATTCAATTGATATTTCTTATTTTTGGTTAATTAGATTCATGTTCCTGATAAAAAATTGAATCTTTTTGCTTTACCTACAAAGCGTTTCTTGTATATAAAATTATATTTTGTTCTCCCTAAATCGAAGCGTTAATTCTTTAAGAGCCAATAACTATAATATTATTCTAAATGGGAAAAGTATACAAGATTTTAATTGTTGAAGATGAAATGATAATTGCTGCCAATCTTTCGCTTCAACTTAAAAATTTGGGTTATGAAGTTAGCGGTATAATTCCGAGAGGTGAAGAAGTATTGGCTCATGTTGAACAAAATCTTCCTGATATTATTTTAATGGATATTAACCTTAATGGTGAACTGGATGGAATTGATATTGTAAACTCATTACAACCAAAGTATAAAATACCTATTATATATCTTACTGCTAATGCAGACGATTATACTTTTAACAGAGCTAAAGAAACTAATCCTTTTGCGTTTATTTCTAAACCTTTTAAAAAGGTAGATTTACAACACGCGATTGAGCTAACGATTAAAAGAGTTGAGGAAGAAAAACAGTTTGATGATGATGTATCCAGTTCTGATATACCTTTTGTTTTGATTGATAGCATTTTTATTAGGAATAATGATAAAATGGTTAAGGTGTATATTGATGATGTATTGTATATTGAAGCTGAACGCAACTATTGTAAAATTCATTGTAAAGAAAAAGAGCATTTGGTGGTTTCGACCTTAAAGGATTTGGATGGAAAACTACCTTCAAAAAACTTCTTGAGAATACATCGTTCGTTTATTGTAAACATTTCGCATAT
The window above is part of the Flavobacterium sp. PMTSA4 genome. Proteins encoded here:
- the thrS gene encoding threonine--tRNA ligase; this translates as MIKITLPDGSIKDFENSSTPMDVAKSISEGLARNVISASYNGVTIETSTELTTDGSLILYTWNDKDGKKAFWHSTSHVMAQALGEIYPGIKLTLGPAIDNGFYYDVDFGEHKITDADFKKIEERVLEISREKHEFKMRSVSKAEALEIYKDNEYKTELISNLEDGTITFCDHSNFFDLCRGGHIPNTGIIKAMKIMSVAGAYWRGDEKNKQLTRVYGISFPKQKDLTDYLELLEEAKRRDHRKLGKELDLFAFSQKVGQGLPLWLPKGAALRDRLEQFLKKAQKKAGYEQVVTPHIGQKELYVTSGHYAKYGADSFQPIHTPAEGEEFLLKPMNCPHHCEIYNTKPWSYKDLPKRYAEFGTVYRYEQSGELHGLTRVRGFTQDDAHIFCTPDQLDSEFKKVIDLVLYVFGSLGFENFTAQISLRDQENRDKYIGSDENWEKAENAIISAAKDKGLNTVVEYGEAAFYGPKLDFMVKDALGRSWQLGTIQVDYNLPERFDLTYKGADDKLHRPVMIHRAPFGSMERFIAILLEHTAGNFPLWLMPEQAIILSLSEKYENYAKKVLELLENHEIRALIDNRNETIGKKIRDAEMQKMPFMLIVGEEEEKNGTISVRRHGQEGKGNSTVSIEEFVSIVNEEISKTLKTFEV
- the infC gene encoding translation initiation factor IF-3 yields the protein MNKLIRATEVRLVGENVEPGIYKLADALRMAEELEVDLVEISPNAEPPVCKMMDYGKFLYQQKKREKELKAKSTQITVKEIRFGPQTDEHDYEFKRKNAEKFLKEGSKLKAFVFFKGRSIIYKEQGQILLLRLAQDLEEFGKVEAMPVLEGKRMIMFIAPKKKK
- the rpmI gene encoding 50S ribosomal protein L35; this encodes MPKMKTKSSAKKRFKVTGSGKIKRKHAFKSHILTKKSKKRKLALTHSALVHPTDEKSIKQQLRII
- the rplT gene encoding 50S ribosomal protein L20; the encoded protein is MPRSVNSVAKRARRKKIMKQAKGFFGRRKNVWTVAKNAVEKAMVYAYRDRKQNKRNFRALWIVRINAGARLHGMSYSQFMGLVKKNGIELNRKVLADLAMNHPEAFKAVVNKVK
- a CDS encoding LytR/AlgR family response regulator transcription factor gives rise to the protein MGKVYKILIVEDEMIIAANLSLQLKNLGYEVSGIIPRGEEVLAHVEQNLPDIILMDINLNGELDGIDIVNSLQPKYKIPIIYLTANADDYTFNRAKETNPFAFISKPFKKVDLQHAIELTIKRVEEEKQFDDDVSSSDIPFVLIDSIFIRNNDKMVKVYIDDVLYIEAERNYCKIHCKEKEHLVVSTLKDLDGKLPSKNFLRIHRSFIVNISHIDEIATSHVVISKKALPITNELKKELLQHIQKV